TTGATTCGATTGGAAGATGTGGAGGGGATGAATGAAGAGATTTCCTGCCTGCTGCTTGAACTGCCCCAACGCGAGATTGGTGGACAATTGCCTGCCTATGAAGAGTTGGAAGCAATCTCGGCTTATTGCCGTGAACGTGGAATCAAGCTTCATCTGGACGGGGCACGTTTGTTCGAAATCACGCCATACTATCAGAAGACACCAGCCGAGATTTGCAGTCTGTTCGATAGTGTCTACGTGTCTTTTTACAAAGGCATTGGAGGAATCGCTGGGGCTATATTGGCAGGAGATACGGATGTTATGCAAGAATCGAAAATATGGAAGCGTCGGCACGGCGGCGATCTGATCGGCCTATATCCATATATTCTTAGTTCTCAATATTATTTCAATGAACGGATTGGCAAAATGGGGCTTTATTATGAGCAGGCGAAGGAACTTGCTTCCTTGTTAAATGCGTGTCACGGTATACGTACATTGCCAGAAGTACCCGTCTCCAATATGTTTCACGTACATTTTCCCTTGGCCCAAGCCGAGGTGGAGCGTATTCTGGCATCCATGACTCAGCAATTTGGCCTAGGGATTACTTCATACTTGCAGCAGACCAGTGCGCATAGCTGTGCCTTTGAATTGTCAACGGGGGATCGTTATCAGAATGTACCCAAGGACAAGCTGCGTTCAGCGCTGGAATGGCTGGATGAAGAACTGCGGAAACATGTGAACTAAAATATGCCATGGTTATTATGTTTTATTCTGCCTTATCCACTTGCTGGATAGGGTATTTTTGTTGCAGGAAAAGAAAGATAGGTGACGAAAGGTACTTTAATGCAGCAATAACAGTAATAATGTAGCTTCTGGTATCATCGTGTCGTTAATAGTGAACATATTTTTGGACCAAAATTTCATTGATTTTCATTTATAGAGGAGGAGTTCAAGTGGAGTCGAAAGAATTGGAACCCATTCGTGATCTTTTGGTTGAAGCTTACAATACAACAATGGGAGAAGGGTGTACTCCTGAAACGCAACAGAGCATTGAGGATTTTGAGCAAAAGTATAACGTGAAATTGCCCGCAGTGTATCGTGAGCTCTTGCTTGAATTTGGTGCATGCAACTTCGGCGATCCTGCCTTGTATTCGGTGAAAGAATTGAATTGGGCATATCCCGAGTTCCTGGATGTATATCGTGAATATGAGAAGGAATACGAGTTGCCCGCTGATCTGCAACCATTTCCAATTGGTGGGTTTGGCGAAGGAAGCATTGCTATACTGGATCAAAATTCTGGCAAGGTCCTGATGTTAATCCACGATGCGGGAGAACTGCCTCTTCGTGAGATTGCCGTGGACTTTAATGAATTAATGACGATGCTGGCTGAATCAGCTGTTTGGGTTCAGGAACAGATGAAGTAACAGGCTAGTCGGAAGGGAAGTACACCAGACGTATGGATATTCGAAAACTACGATACTTTATCACCGTGGCGGAGGAGCTTCATTTCCACCGTGCGGCTGAGAAATTAAATATGACGCAACCGCCGCTGAGCCAGCAGATTCAGAATCTGGAAGAAGAGCTCGGCGTGAAGCTGTTGGAACGCACAAAAAAAATGGTTCGTCTCACGGCAGCCGGTGCCGTGTTTCTGGAACAGGCGAGGCTGATCATGGCCCAACTTGAGCGATCCATCCAGCTTACGCAGAAGGCTGACCAGGGGATCATTGGACATTTAACGGTTGCTTTTGTGGATTCGGCTTCAGGGAGTATTATGGTCGATGTGTTGAGAAAATTCCGTGCGGCGTACCCGCAGATTGAACTTACGTTGCGTGAGATGACCTCGTCCCAACAATTGCAGGCACTAGCAGATGGACAGATCCATATTGGATTTTTGCGGTATCAGGATCACAACGGAGATTTGTCGTTCCGGGTCTGTCAGACGGAAACATTACTCGCAGTGCTGCCAGACCATCACCCTTTAGCTTCACAGACTCAGGTGTCCATAACAGAGCTGGCAGACGAAGATTTTATTTTATTCCCACGGCATCTGGGTTCTCCGTTCCATCGTCTCGTTCTGGATTATTGCAGGGAGCATGGTGTAGATCCTCGTATTACACAGGAAGCCATTCAGATGTACACGATTGTGAATCTCGTTGCAGCGGGTATGGGTATATCCATCGTTCCTTCTTCAGTAGATGTGTTCGAGCGGAGGGGGGTGGTATTTCTACCATTAGCAGAAAGTCCGCCCTCCGTACCGTTGTACACGGCATGGCGGACGGACATGAATCAGGAAGTGATTTCCCGTTTTATGAATATTGTAGATGAAATCGTTGATGGGAATATAAGTTGAGCTAAAGATTATTACACTTGCACTACGATGACCGAACAACCTGTTCTAACCCGTCTTGGCAGGATCTCTTTCAATCCACTCACCCAATATTTCATCAATGCGGGACAGGATGTCCCGATCCAGTTGAACACCAGAGGCTTTCACATTCTCAAGGACTTGCTCTGGACGGGATGCCCCAATAATGACGGATGACACATACGGATGCTGAAGAACCCAGGCGACGGCAAGTTGAGGGAGCGTCAGCCCGATGTCTTTCGCGAGTGGAATAAGCTGCTGAACAGCAGTCAGAACGTCGTCACGTAACCACCGACCAGCAAGATTATTGAAAAAGGGTGCTCCAGCCTCGGCAGCTGCACGTGATCCGGCTGGCAGCGCTTCGTGCGGAATATATTTACCAGATAGTATGCCCTGAGCCAGGGGAGACCATGTAATGTGGCCCAGACCTGCTTGTGTACTTGCTGGTACAACTTCCTGCTCAATAACCCGCCATAACATGGAATACTGTGGTTGGCTCGCAATAAAAGGCACGCGAAGCTCCTTAGCTAATGCGGAACCTTCTTCAATCTGAGCCGCAGTCCATTCGCTAACTCCAATATAGTGAACCTTGCCCTGACGAACCAGATCGGCAAACGCAAGGAATGTTTCCTCCAGCGGCGTATTTGGATCATAACGATGAGCATAATAGACATCGATATAATCAGTTTGCAATCTTTGCAATGAAGCGTTGCAGGCCTCCATGATATGTTTGCGGGAAAGTCCTCTGTCGTTGCGACCCGAGCCGGTTGGATGACAGACTTTGGTACACAGCTCAATACTTTCTCTTCGAGTCTCCTTTAGAGCATGTCCTAACACCGTTTCTGCCTTGGTGTTGGAATAGACGTCTGCCGTATCAAATGTCGTGATGCCTGCCTCCAAAGCAGCCTGGACACAAGCTTTTGCGGTTCCATCATCCACTTGTGCTCCATGCGTAATCCAGTTGCCCAGTGAAATCTCACTGACGGTTAAACCGCTGTTTCCCAATTTGCGATATTCCATTCGTGACGCCTCCCTAAGTAATCTGGACTCCATTGTAGCAATGGCAGATTAATAGGTGAAATATCTTTTAACCCCATCTTTGATATGAAAAAGATATCACTGAGTTTTCTCTTGTAACGAAAACGTATGGTTAAACGCGCTCATTGTTCTTGCATGTATTTGCGATATAAGGCTGGCGTAATCTCCTCGAATTTCTTAAATATTTTGATAAAATAACCCGATTCATTGAACCCCAGTTCATCACTGATCTGTGACACGGGCATGTCCGTAACTTCCAGCAATTGCTTGGCCCATTTGATTTTGAGTCGTGCAATATAAGTCGTGAAGTTCTCACCTGTTTCCTTAGCAAACAGCCTGCTGAAATAACTTGGACTCAGGTGGCACAGATCGGCCATTTGTTTAAGCGAGACTTGCTCACTCTTGTGACTGTGAATATATTCAAAAGCAGGTTGGAGCACCGGGCTGGAGCTCTCTGTATCACTTGCACTATTTTTAAGATAGGCATCCGCAATCGCATTGGTCATTTCTTTTTTGATCGACTCAATATTACGAATGGAGTATCCGGGCAGAATAGTGGACAGATTCAGAGACTCCTGATGACCCGAAGCTTTCTCGAACATTTCCACCAGTAAATTTTTGTTTAGTGCTTCCTCCACGATGTAGTTACAGAGTAAAGAAAGCATGTTGGAAATTTTCACAACCTCTTCATAGGTCATGACAGGCAACTGGTCATAATCGTCCTGTAATTCCTTTAGCTTTGCAGCATGCATAGGCACGTTCTTGGACGTGACGATCTGTTCCAGTTCCGTCCCTTTCTCCGGGTCAGCGAGCTTCACCTGTCCTGCCATTACCGCACCGATATATTTTCCATCAATGGTGATTGGAATCGCGATATCCACGATATTAAAATGACACAGATATACATAAGGTTCGTTCAATCGAACGGCTTCCAGACCACCACGAGAATCACATTTCTGGCAGTAGGGGAGCAGTTCGGGATCTTTGCGAACATTTTGGCAAAAGGCCTGACAGCTGCTATGGCTGGTTACGGGAATGCCTTTATAATCAACGGTTAGAATAGCCAGCTTGGTCACAGTGGCAAGAGAATCCTGTAGACGCTTCCATTTATTCAGGTCGAGGATTTTATTGATGTGCAGATATTCTTTAATCATGGGTGGAACCCTCCATAGCTAACCTGATGAATGATTTCGTTCGTTAAAAGTTAGCAAGTTGTACATATTAAGATGAGTTAATGACGGGTAATGTATAGATGATGTCAAAAATTAACCTATCGCATGACAATAAGATACCATGATTCCGTTGAAAAGCAAAAAATTACGATTGCAAATTATAATAATTTGTTATCAAAGTCCACTGTAAACCTCACATGCATGGTATATATTTAGGTTAATTGTGAGTATTTAAAATTTAATGTTTAAGTTCATCTAAGAATTACATCAGATAGCCTTGTTGAAGGTTTGCAGGACATTTATGCAGTAAACGAAAACGAACTTATATCATCCATAGGAGGTTTATATCATTATGAGAAAAGCATTTATTAGTCCAACGAAATATGTGCAAGGCGAAGACGAATTGTTGAACCTCGGTTACTTTGTGAAATCCTTTGGTGAATCTGCATTGCTGATCGCACATCCGGATGATGTACAGCGTGTAAAGGCGAAGCTCGATGCAACGGCACAAAAATTCAATATTACGTTTGTTGAAAGCGGTTTTAGAGGGGAATGTTCCCGCGAGGAAGTTGCTCGTCTCCAGGAAATTGCGAAAGAAAAAGGATGCACATGTACAATTGGCCTCGGTGGCGGTAAAGCGATCGATGCAGCCAAATGTGTGGCAGAAGGCGAAGCGCTAATCATCTGTCCTACCATCGCAGCAACGGATGCGCCAACAAGTCACTCTGCTGTGTTGTATACGCCGGAAGGTGCTTTTGATGACTATGCGTATTTCAAACAAAGCCCTAGTGTTGTTCTCGTGGACACAACGGTTATTGCAAACGCACCAACACGTTTCCTTGTATCGGGTATGGGTGACGCGTTGTCTACGTACTTCGAAGCAAGAGCTACAGCAAAGTCGTACTCTCGTGTTAACGCAAGTCTGCCGATGGGTTCCCGTGAAGGATACACGCCATCCGCAGTAGGTACGAATGCAGCACTTGCTCTCGCAAAACTTTGTTATGAAATGCTGCTGACGGATGGATTGAAAGCAAAAGTAGCCAGTGACAGCAACGTCGTGACTCAAGCGCTGGAAAACATCGTTGAGACAAACATTCTCTTGTCTGGACTTGGATTTGAAAGTGGCGGTCTGGCTGCAGCCCATGCGATCCACAACGGTTTGACTGTTCTGGAGGGTACACATCACTTCTTCCACGGTGAAAAAGTATCATTCGGTACGATTGCACAACTCGTCCTTGAAAATGCACCAACCGAAGAGCTGCATGAAGTCATGGACTTCTGTCTCACAGTGGGACTGCCTGTAAGCTTGGCGGATATCGGTGTAGATACCATTAGTCAGGAAGAGTTGTTGAAGGTGGCCGAGATCGCATGTATTCCGGAGGAATCCATTCACGCTATGCCGTTCCCGATAACTGTTCCTGAAGTGGCTGCTGCCATTGCGGCGGCTGACCGTATGGGACGGGACTACAAAGCAGCTCGCCGGGAGGCGAAATAAATGAAGAAAATCATCAATCAGGCTGAAAATGTTGTCATGGAAATGTGCAACGGCATTGCGCTGGCGCACCCGGAGCTTGAATTTTTGAAAAAATATAAAGTCATTAAACGCAGAGAGATTAATGGGGATAAAGTTAGCCTCATCAGCGGCGGTGGTAGTGGTCATGAACCTGCCCATGCAGGTTACGTTGGCAAAGGCATGCTGGATGCTGCGGTCTGTGGAGATGTATTCGCATCTCCTTCCCAGATTCAGGTATATCAGGCGATCAAGTCCACAGCCAGCAAGAAGGGCACGCTGCTAATCATTAAGAACTACAGCGGCGACATGATGAACTTCAAGAACGCGGCGCATCTTGCCGAGGAAGATGGCATTGACGTGCAATATGTACGGGTTGAGGATGACATTGCTGTTCAAGACAGTCTGTATACGGTAGGGCGCCGCGGCGTTGCCGGAACCGTACTGGTACACAAAATCGCTGGAGCTGCAGCCGAAGAAGGCCGCAGTCTGGCAGAGGTGAAATCCGTTGCTGAGAAAGCAGCCCAGAACGTTCGCAGCATCGGATTTGGATTCACATCCTGTACCGTGCCTGCCAAAGGAACACCGACATTTGAAATCGCTGAAGATGAGATGGAATTCGGTGTGGGAATTCATGGTGAGCCCGGCATTCGCCGCGAGAAATTGGTATCTGCGGATGAGCTTGCAGGACGTATGGTTGAAGCACTGCTTGCAGACATGAAGCTGGACAACGATGCTTCCGCTGAGATTGCTGTGCTTGTCAACGGATTTGGTGCTACACCTTTACAGGAGCTCTATCTGCTCAACAACTCGGTTCAGCGTGAGCTGGCACAGCGTTCAGGACTGGGTGTAGCCACTACGTTTGTTGGCAATTACATGACGAGCATCGATATGGCAGGCGCATCGGTAACCATCCTGAAAATGGACGATGAATTGAAAACATTGTTGTTTAAGGAAAGTGATACACCTGCTTTCAAAGTATCTGGCCCTCCAGTAGCGCAAGTGGCATATTCCGAAGCATTGGAAGCCGTCGTAACTGAAGATGCGCCAGTATCCTATGAAGTGGAAACACCTGCAACGTCTGCGGTGATCAACAACAATCAATTCTCCCTGGATAATATCGTCTACCTGATCGATAAGATGAGTGAAATCATTATCAAGAACGAAGTACCATTCTGTGAACTGGATTCCCATGCGGGTGACGGCGACTTTGGTATGAGCGTAGCGAAGGGCTTCAGACAGCTCAAGCGCGAATGGAACCATATCGGGAACGAAGAGAACAAGAATATCGGTTCATTCCTCGATGCATGCTCTCTTGTCATTATGGAATACTGTGGCGGTGCATCCGGCCCAATCTGGGGTTCGGCATTCCGGGCAGCAGGCAAAGCCGTTGGTGACAAGCAGCAATTGAACGTTGCAGAGTTCGCTGACATGATGCAGGCGGCAGTACAAGGGATTCAATCTACAGGTGAACGTTCCTTCGGACGTGGTGCCGTTGTAGGTGACAAGACATTAATTGACGCACTTGTCCCTTGTGCAGACTCATGGACGCAAAGTTCGAAGTCTGGAGCTGACTTCAAAACGGCGTTTGCCAAAGGTGCCGAAGCGGCAGTAGAAGGCGCGAAGAAAACAGAAGACATCGTGGCACGTATGGGCCGCGCGGGTGCTGTTGGCGATCGCAGTCTGGGCTACCCGGATGCTGGAGCGTATGCGCTGGGTGTTATTTTCACAGAGCTATCCCAGGCAATGAAATAAATATGGAGTGCAACGAGATTACACTTGGTCACTCCGATTGCAGACCATACTTGATTTAGACACTCAGGAACTACACAGACAGAAAACCTTTCGATCTCTCTTACCCCCGGATTTCAATGATTTTCCCCTGAAGGGAGAAATCCGGTGATAAAGGAGTACGCTCCGCTTCTTCAGGTCCTTTCTGTCTGTTTCGCTCTTGTGTCTATACCAAATTAATATGACTGCATCTCGTTTTTGTGTAATTATAAGGTTCAATCCATATCCAACGTTTCATTAACGTGGATAGTGGATATAAGTATGGAGACCGATCTGTAGCTTGGCTTACAGAGCGGTCTTTTTTGATATGGAAAAGCGAAGATGTGAGTCGGAAAATTTGGCTTGGAGGTTCCAGATAGTGTAATCTGGAGAGTATGGACAGCCATTTGAACGAGAAGGGATCGGGATGATTCGATGACGCAAAAAATCTATTATGACTCCGCGTACACACGGGAGTGGCATACACAAATTACAGGCAGAGTGGACAAAGAAGATGGTATATATGTCACGCTGGCGGAGACGGCTTTTTATCCGCATGGGGGTGGACAGCCTTGTGATCTGGGGCAGATCGGCGGCATTGATGTGTTGGATGTGATTAGTGAAGATGGTGAGGTGCTGCACAAACTGGAGCGTGCGACGGAGCAGAATGACGTGGATTGCCATATCGACTGGCAGCGCAGATTCGATCATATGCAGCAGCATAGCGGGCAGCATTTGCTGTCGGCTATTACGCTGAAGCTGGCAGATGCGATGACGCTCAGCTTTCATCTGGGCACAGATTACATCACGATCGATGTGGCAGCCGAACTGGGAGCGAATCAACTGGCTGCAATTGAAATGGAAGTTAATCAGCAGATATACCGGAATGCCAGAATCAGCAGTTCATGGGTCACTGCGGAAGAGGCGGCACGTCTGCCGCTGGTGAAGCAGCCTTCCGTAACCGAAGATATTCGCATCGTGGAGATCGAGGGCGTGGAATATAACGCTTGTGGTGGAACACATGTGTCAGCCACAGGAGAGATCGGAATTATTAAACTGTTGAAAACCGAGAAAGTGAAGGGCGGCACCCGGATTTATTTTAAATGCGGATACCGTGCACTGAATGAATTCAGCGCCGCGCAAAGCGTGCTGACCGGAATTACAGCCAAATTGAAGACCAGCCGGGAAGAGCTTGCGGATCGGATCGACAAAATGGAAGCAGAGCAAAAGCAGCTGCAAGCAGAGCTGAACGCTGTGAAATCTTCCAATGACGCTTATTATGCACAAGAGCTTTTATCTGCACGGGAAGGGCTTGTCATTGCCCAAATCTTTGAAGACAAATCGCTCAAGGATATGCAGAGTCTAGCGACCAAGCTGACATTAGAACATGAGGGACTTGTACTCTTTGCGAGCATCTCGGAGGCCAAAGTTGTATTAGCACAGAACGGGCAGCCGCCGGAGTGGGCTTGTGGACCTTTCTTCAAGGGCAATCTCGGAGCCTACCAGGGCAAAGGTGGCGGCAGCGAAAAAATGGCTCAGGCGGGTTTTGCCAGCAGCGAAGATGCGCTCGCATTTTATGAATTTACGAAGGACCAACTGGGACATCACTAATCTACCATCCCACTGATCGACATGATGGAGCTTGTAGAACGTGAAGAAGGATCAAAAACATAGGGGGTACCCATAGATGACAGAACGCATTCCGTGCATACGAGAGGGGTGCCCAAATACGATTTTGCCAGCAACGGCTGCCAGAACAGGTGGGTACTGCATGCCTTGCAAGCAAGAGATGGAGCGCGAGGCACATCAGAGATACATTGAAGCCAATCGGCGCGACGTGGACTTGTATGAGGGAATCATGGACCCTGTGGAGATTTTGAAAATCATGCATACACGTCAGGATCATGATCCACTAATCCGTTATGTGGCATACGAGCATTCCAAAGAACAGGTGTATCTGTCCTTGTCTACGGAGCAGCAAGCCCTCATGATCGATTATGCGATGCAACTGATTCGTACGGGGGATGACGATACAGGTAAAGATATTTTGGTGTATCTGGTCTGTTACCATGATACGTCGTTGTCTGCACAGATTCCTGAGCTGTTGGAGCACGAAATCTATTATCCTGTCATTTTGTATAAGAGCGCCTCGGCTGAAGTACGTGATCAACTGTTGCAGCGGGTGAACACCGATGATGAGAATCGGAATAATCTGTTGCTCATGCTCGCCTATATTGGAGATGAAGTGGTTGTACGTCAGTTCCAGCAATGGAGGCAGTCTCCGCCTCGCTGGGCAGATCAGCTGCATGTCGCACCTGAGCACTATACTACCGAAGCCGGTTGGGAGTTATCGAATGAAGGCCAGCGCAGGGATTTATTTATCACTCCAAGTTATTCACTCTATAAAGTAAAAGAGAATGAAGGGGCTGACGACACATCTATTGGCAATTCGATCTCCATGCTGTTGACCAGTACCGATAACTGTGAGTGGTGTGGCGGTCCGTTAACGACCTTAATTGATCTGGATGTACAGCATCCAGCACTGCAGGATGTTGCATGGAATAGTGAGCGGCTTCAAGTGCAGACTTGCGTTATATGCAGTTGTTATGGCGTCGTTTATATGGAGATGGATTCAGTAGGTGAACCGTGCTGGAGTGCGCATAATGTGATGCCGATGGGAGCGGATGATCTTGACCCGGACGACTATGTTCAGCTTGCACCGGATGCAGGCCGGCAGTTTTGGATTGCGACTGCACCACGTCATGCGTTCCATGGCAGTGAGTGGGCGATGGAGCCTTCTACATCCCAGATTGGGGGCCATCCCGGATGGGTTCAGGATGCGGAGTATCCGAATTGTCCATGCTGCTCTTCTAGGATGAGGGCCGTTGGACAAATGGACTGGAACGAGGTTGAGGAATACGGGGATGGCATGTATTACATGTTCATTTGCGAGCCGTGTCAGATGACGGCGGTAACTTATCAACAATCCTGATGAGGGAACTCTAATGATCTGTTATTGCATAGATGCGATTTAAATTTGTATTGACAGCTGCATACCCAAAAGGGGCTATCCCATATGTATTAACATTCTAGGAAGCCCCCTCGTATGATTAGGTCAACCAGATATGCTGGTTGGCCTTTTTGTTGCTATAGTCGGTTGAAAGAAACTGAGACACCTTATATCTCAATTCCAGCTTAAAGTTCTGCGGATGCTTGTGTCAGAAGTGCAGCCAGCCACTCATAGTCAGGCGTATCTTTTTCCTTAATCTTAATTGTTTTACGTTCCGCTGGGCCTTCAAATATCCCATCTGGCAGCTCAAGTCCGGTTGCATTGAAGATCGTGAAGGATACTGCCGGCTTGGAAGGGGAGATGACCGCTGCATATTTACCGTTTTTCAGGAAATGCGGTTTCTTATATTGCACACGTTCCTCTACTTCAGGGATGGATTCATGTACCAACTCCCGCAGTTTACTTGCAACCTCGGCTTGCCAGGGAACCGGGATCTGTTCGATAAATTCAGTGACTTCCGCATTCATATTCATGCTTGTCCACCCTCCACATTGATCTGATTGTGTATTTCCCATTCCGGTCTTAGAATTCCCATCAATAAGCGATCAAAGCGTTTTCCATCACGATAAACGGCTGATCTAGCACGACCTTCCAACTGAAAGCCGACCTTCTCATAGGCACGGATGCCCTTGGCATTATAGGCGATGACATCAAGACCGACCCGGTCCAGATTCAATTCATGGAAGGCGTACCGCAAAATAAGATTCAACGCTTCCGTGCCGTATCCCTTGTTGCGATGCTCTGCGAGTCCAATGCCAATGGCAAGTTGTCCGCATCGGTTGTTCCATTCAATGCTGTGAATGACAACGAATCCGATCAGTCGTTCATCCTCAAGCGTTCGAAGCCGAAAGTAAACTTCCTTGTCCTTCGTCTCGCCTTCATCTTCAAGCTGCTTTTCCGAAAATGGAATGGCAATATCCGTATCCACATTTCGCAAATATTCGGGATCTTCATTCCATTGCAGCATGGTCTGCACATCTTCTGCACGGGGCGGAGTCATTTTCAATCGTTTGCTATAAAACAGATTTTCAGTCGATAGTGTCATGATGGTCTCCTTTTCACAAATTAAGTTTGCTTCACCTCAGTACGACAATTAGCTATATGCTTTCTACGCAATATTCCTCGCTCCTTTGTAATCAGATAGCCTCACTATAATGGAAATTTAAGGGTATCACAATAGACATTTCATTTGTGTTTTTGAAGCTGTTGTCAGAAAACCTGCCATGGTAGTACTATATAATCATTGGACATGTATTCAGTGTAAACAACACACAACAAAATTGTCGGCAGGAGTGGTAGATATGGAGATCAAAGTAGACGATTTGAGCGGTCATCAAGTCATTGGATTAATTGCAGAACATTTGCAGGGTATGGCAGCAGATTCGCCGCCGGAAAGCATTCACGCTCTGGATCTGGATGGGTTAAAGAAACCTGAGATTACATTCTGGTGCGCATGGGAAGCGGAAGAGCTGCTGGGCTGCGGGGCCATGAAGGAATTGAATTCGGAGCATGCAGAATTGAAATCGATGCGTACAGCATCAGCCCACCTGAGAAAAGGCGTAGCAAGACAAATTCTTGCCCATATTATTGAGGTTGCCAAGAATCGGGGATATAAACGAATCAGTCTGGAGACAGGTTCGATGGATTCTTTTATTCCGGCGCGTAAGCTGTATGAGGACTTTGGGTTTGTATACTGTGAGCCATTCGCAGATTATAGTTTGGACCCGAACAGC
This window of the Paenibacillus marchantiae genome carries:
- a CDS encoding aldo/keto reductase family protein; translated protein: MEYRKLGNSGLTVSEISLGNWITHGAQVDDGTAKACVQAALEAGITTFDTADVYSNTKAETVLGHALKETRRESIELCTKVCHPTGSGRNDRGLSRKHIMEACNASLQRLQTDYIDVYYAHRYDPNTPLEETFLAFADLVRQGKVHYIGVSEWTAAQIEEGSALAKELRVPFIASQPQYSMLWRVIEQEVVPASTQAGLGHITWSPLAQGILSGKYIPHEALPAGSRAAAEAGAPFFNNLAGRWLRDDVLTAVQQLIPLAKDIGLTLPQLAVAWVLQHPYVSSVIIGASRPEQVLENVKASGVQLDRDILSRIDEILGEWIERDPAKTG
- a CDS encoding PocR ligand-binding domain-containing protein; amino-acid sequence: MIKEYLHINKILDLNKWKRLQDSLATVTKLAILTVDYKGIPVTSHSSCQAFCQNVRKDPELLPYCQKCDSRGGLEAVRLNEPYVYLCHFNIVDIAIPITIDGKYIGAVMAGQVKLADPEKGTELEQIVTSKNVPMHAAKLKELQDDYDQLPVMTYEEVVKISNMLSLLCNYIVEEALNKNLLVEMFEKASGHQESLNLSTILPGYSIRNIESIKKEMTNAIADAYLKNSASDTESSSPVLQPAFEYIHSHKSEQVSLKQMADLCHLSPSYFSRLFAKETGENFTTYIARLKIKWAKQLLEVTDMPVSQISDELGFNESGYFIKIFKKFEEITPALYRKYMQEQ
- the dhaK gene encoding dihydroxyacetone kinase subunit DhaK, yielding MKKIINQAENVVMEMCNGIALAHPELEFLKKYKVIKRREINGDKVSLISGGGSGHEPAHAGYVGKGMLDAAVCGDVFASPSQIQVYQAIKSTASKKGTLLIIKNYSGDMMNFKNAAHLAEEDGIDVQYVRVEDDIAVQDSLYTVGRRGVAGTVLVHKIAGAAAEEGRSLAEVKSVAEKAAQNVRSIGFGFTSCTVPAKGTPTFEIAEDEMEFGVGIHGEPGIRREKLVSADELAGRMVEALLADMKLDNDASAEIAVLVNGFGATPLQELYLLNNSVQRELAQRSGLGVATTFVGNYMTSIDMAGASVTILKMDDELKTLLFKESDTPAFKVSGPPVAQVAYSEALEAVVTEDAPVSYEVETPATSAVINNNQFSLDNIVYLIDKMSEIIIKNEVPFCELDSHAGDGDFGMSVAKGFRQLKREWNHIGNEENKNIGSFLDACSLVIMEYCGGASGPIWGSAFRAAGKAVGDKQQLNVAEFADMMQAAVQGIQSTGERSFGRGAVVGDKTLIDALVPCADSWTQSSKSGADFKTAFAKGAEAAVEGAKKTEDIVARMGRAGAVGDRSLGYPDAGAYALGVIFTELSQAMK
- a CDS encoding LysR substrate-binding domain-containing protein; the encoded protein is MDIRKLRYFITVAEELHFHRAAEKLNMTQPPLSQQIQNLEEELGVKLLERTKKMVRLTAAGAVFLEQARLIMAQLERSIQLTQKADQGIIGHLTVAFVDSASGSIMVDVLRKFRAAYPQIELTLREMTSSQQLQALADGQIHIGFLRYQDHNGDLSFRVCQTETLLAVLPDHHPLASQTQVSITELADEDFILFPRHLGSPFHRLVLDYCREHGVDPRITQEAIQMYTIVNLVAAGMGISIVPSSVDVFERRGVVFLPLAESPPSVPLYTAWRTDMNQEVISRFMNIVDEIVDGNIS
- a CDS encoding glycerol dehydrogenase, whose amino-acid sequence is MRKAFISPTKYVQGEDELLNLGYFVKSFGESALLIAHPDDVQRVKAKLDATAQKFNITFVESGFRGECSREEVARLQEIAKEKGCTCTIGLGGGKAIDAAKCVAEGEALIICPTIAATDAPTSHSAVLYTPEGAFDDYAYFKQSPSVVLVDTTVIANAPTRFLVSGMGDALSTYFEARATAKSYSRVNASLPMGSREGYTPSAVGTNAALALAKLCYEMLLTDGLKAKVASDSNVVTQALENIVETNILLSGLGFESGGLAAAHAIHNGLTVLEGTHHFFHGEKVSFGTIAQLVLENAPTEELHEVMDFCLTVGLPVSLADIGVDTISQEELLKVAEIACIPEESIHAMPFPITVPEVAAAIAAADRMGRDYKAARREAK
- a CDS encoding threonine aldolase family protein codes for the protein MKNTELTLAEAFNQAEFIIGGHGSRKVKVLQEALEQVDGEQYSDHYGNGKIIDQFQQQMADVLGKESAVFFPSGTMAQQIALRIWCDRKGIKRVAYHPLSHLEIHEEDGLKELHHIESILLADKDRLIRLEDVEGMNEEISCLLLELPQREIGGQLPAYEELEAISAYCRERGIKLHLDGARLFEITPYYQKTPAEICSLFDSVYVSFYKGIGGIAGAILAGDTDVMQESKIWKRRHGGDLIGLYPYILSSQYYFNERIGKMGLYYEQAKELASLLNACHGIRTLPEVPVSNMFHVHFPLAQAEVERILASMTQQFGLGITSYLQQTSAHSCAFELSTGDRYQNVPKDKLRSALEWLDEELRKHVN
- a CDS encoding SMI1/KNR4 family protein; protein product: MESKELEPIRDLLVEAYNTTMGEGCTPETQQSIEDFEQKYNVKLPAVYRELLLEFGACNFGDPALYSVKELNWAYPEFLDVYREYEKEYELPADLQPFPIGGFGEGSIAILDQNSGKVLMLIHDAGELPLREIAVDFNELMTMLAESAVWVQEQMK
- a CDS encoding alanyl-tRNA editing protein gives rise to the protein MTQKIYYDSAYTREWHTQITGRVDKEDGIYVTLAETAFYPHGGGQPCDLGQIGGIDVLDVISEDGEVLHKLERATEQNDVDCHIDWQRRFDHMQQHSGQHLLSAITLKLADAMTLSFHLGTDYITIDVAAELGANQLAAIEMEVNQQIYRNARISSSWVTAEEAARLPLVKQPSVTEDIRIVEIEGVEYNACGGTHVSATGEIGIIKLLKTEKVKGGTRIYFKCGYRALNEFSAAQSVLTGITAKLKTSREELADRIDKMEAEQKQLQAELNAVKSSNDAYYAQELLSAREGLVIAQIFEDKSLKDMQSLATKLTLEHEGLVLFASISEAKVVLAQNGQPPEWACGPFFKGNLGAYQGKGGGSEKMAQAGFASSEDALAFYEFTKDQLGHH